Proteins encoded by one window of Chryseobacterium aquaeductus:
- a CDS encoding ROK family protein, whose protein sequence is MSVVDLSKQVALGIDIGGTNTKFGLVNHRGEILAKGSLPTDEYATPEEFIDALHEKIQPLIEEHGTGKKIEGIGVGAPNANYYSGTIEQAPNLPWKGVIQFADLMSEKFGQPCKMTNDANAAALGEMMYGAARGMKDFIMITLGTGVGSGIVSAGHLIYGHDGFAGELGHTIVKPGGRKHWSTGSEGSLESYASATGITITAKKMRAEFPDSMLNQYPEDAINSKTVHECAVKGDPVAIEVFRYTGQKLGEALANFVMFSSPEAILLFGGVIKAGDFILKPAKLHMERNLLPIFRNKVRLVFSELDEADAAILGASALVWEK, encoded by the coding sequence ATGTCAGTAGTAGATTTGTCAAAACAGGTTGCATTAGGTATCGATATTGGTGGAACAAACACAAAATTCGGTTTAGTAAATCACAGAGGTGAAATTTTAGCGAAAGGTTCTCTACCAACCGATGAGTATGCTACGCCTGAAGAATTTATAGATGCGCTTCATGAAAAAATCCAGCCATTAATTGAAGAACATGGTACAGGAAAAAAGATTGAAGGTATCGGTGTGGGCGCGCCCAACGCCAACTACTACAGCGGAACTATAGAGCAGGCGCCAAACCTTCCTTGGAAAGGCGTTATTCAATTTGCAGATTTGATGTCTGAAAAATTCGGTCAGCCTTGCAAAATGACCAACGATGCAAACGCTGCAGCCCTTGGCGAAATGATGTATGGCGCTGCCAGAGGCATGAAAGATTTTATCATGATTACTTTGGGAACAGGTGTCGGAAGCGGCATAGTTTCCGCTGGTCACCTCATCTACGGACATGACGGCTTTGCCGGAGAACTTGGTCATACCATCGTAAAACCTGGCGGTAGAAAACATTGGAGCACAGGTTCTGAAGGAAGTCTGGAGTCTTACGCATCTGCAACAGGAATTACTATAACTGCCAAGAAAATGAGGGCAGAATTTCCAGATTCTATGCTTAATCAATATCCGGAAGATGCCATAAATTCTAAAACCGTACACGAATGTGCTGTGAAAGGAGATCCCGTAGCCATCGAGGTTTTCAGATATACAGGTCAGAAATTGGGTGAAGCTTTAGCCAACTTTGTGATGTTTTCTTCACCGGAAGCTATTTTACTTTTCGGCGGAGTAATTAAAGCAGGAGATTTTATCCTGAAACCTGCAAAACTTCACATGGAAAGAAACCTTTTGCCTATTTTCAGAAACAAAGTAAGATTGGTTTTCAGCGAATTGGACGAAGCTGACGCAGCAATTTTAGGAGCAAGTGCTTTGGTTTGGGAAAAATAA
- a CDS encoding PepSY-associated TM helix domain-containing protein, whose product MRKKHHHKKKPSLFKKWTGKLHLWFGLSIGLIIFIVSVTGALYVFKDEIENFTRKDVIYHNEQNIAQKQILPIRVLEKSVDAQLQEKFKIHWVNVPIDKKMSYQFYWYEHNTEAWNYFDEFPIYKLAYVNPYDGKVLRVYDEKNGFFQIVKTIHWSFLLKQDWGKYVVGIPVIIFIIMLISGIILWWPKNKAARKQRFSFKWKNIKSWKRKNYDLHNVLGFYASIFALIFSITGLFYAFLVVQAMMYVVFSGGNTVFPDFSHITTKAPIEARNETTLDKVINTVQTKYPNSYGFSVDLGHPHMDDHEHPNFSVFVKHLSYSYHKNSSLIFDENSGELLHTRDHEDKDLGEKAVAANYDVHVGSILGLPTKIIAFIVSIICASLPVTGFMIWWGRRKKLKKAV is encoded by the coding sequence ATGAGAAAAAAACATCACCACAAAAAGAAACCAAGCCTCTTTAAAAAATGGACAGGCAAACTGCACCTTTGGTTCGGTTTATCAATTGGTTTGATCATTTTCATCGTCTCTGTAACCGGAGCTTTGTATGTCTTTAAAGATGAAATTGAAAACTTTACAAGAAAAGATGTCATCTATCACAACGAACAGAATATTGCTCAGAAACAGATTCTGCCAATTCGTGTGTTAGAAAAATCCGTTGATGCTCAGCTTCAGGAAAAATTCAAGATTCATTGGGTGAATGTTCCTATCGATAAAAAAATGTCTTATCAGTTTTATTGGTACGAGCACAACACCGAGGCCTGGAACTATTTTGATGAATTTCCTATCTACAAATTAGCTTACGTAAATCCTTATGACGGAAAAGTTTTACGAGTATATGATGAGAAAAACGGCTTCTTTCAGATTGTAAAAACAATTCACTGGAGTTTTCTGTTAAAGCAAGACTGGGGAAAATATGTGGTGGGAATTCCGGTAATCATCTTCATAATTATGTTGATTTCAGGGATTATACTTTGGTGGCCAAAGAATAAAGCTGCTAGAAAACAGCGTTTCTCATTCAAATGGAAAAATATCAAAAGCTGGAAAAGAAAAAACTATGATCTTCATAATGTACTAGGATTTTACGCTTCTATTTTTGCCTTGATTTTTTCAATCACAGGTTTGTTTTATGCTTTTCTTGTCGTTCAGGCAATGATGTATGTCGTTTTTTCTGGCGGAAACACAGTTTTCCCGGACTTTTCACATATTACAACAAAGGCTCCGATTGAAGCAAGAAACGAAACCACTTTAGACAAGGTCATTAATACAGTTCAGACAAAATATCCTAACTCTTACGGGTTTTCAGTCGATTTGGGACATCCTCACATGGATGATCACGAGCACCCGAATTTTTCTGTATTCGTAAAACATCTCTCCTACTCTTACCATAAGAACAGCAGTTTAATTTTTGATGAAAACTCCGGCGAACTATTGCATACCCGCGATCATGAAGATAAAGATCTTGGTGAAAAAGCAGTGGCTGCCAATTATGACGTTCACGTTGGGTCAATTTTAGGCTTGCCAACAAAGATTATCGCATTTATTGTGAGTATAATCTGCGCTTCACTTCCTGTTACCGGATTTATGATCTGGTGGGGACGAAGAAAAAAACTCAAAAAAGCCGTTTGA
- a CDS encoding TonB-dependent siderophore receptor: MKKLLVCASVLGSVLSFAQEKDTVNSKSIEEVIINKMVKKLDTESSNKMPISFIENPQVYSSIDRGILENQNIFTVDDAYRNVTGLQKMWNPTGRAGDGGSFFVLRGFPSQASTRNGMVAPVTSTIDAINVETLEFLKGPVGTLYGSTVASYGGLINRVTKKPQQDFFGAVSASAGSYNTYRATADINAPITKDLFFRVNTAYTNEGNFTKSNAGNQYTTFAPSLTWNVSNKVQLNVDYELFRNRVTANPYFFYLSPKTLNGIDNMKDLEKVAGLDYKESYTGKDLYMTARNSNIFGNAKWKITDNITSNTYINNSDSYSDGYNPYFSVAYDVASSSYNVARADQSTNDSKKSWFQIQQNFNFNYDFSNGMKNKTVAGFDYMRTTERLRYKYLNSNFDTVAASGADYSGMNASALSALYANSANFSTWDYLRDLNTYSGYISNLFSPIANLHIMAGLRYENNDYLGGISGPNTEKAFNQSAFSPKAGIVYEIVKDKFSVFGNYQNSFKSNGYYTSDVAGNTTLSDPERGNQFEGGFKASLFKNRFNATVSYYNIKVKNQLLYTGEFTPNFASVQQQAASTLSKGFELEVNAYLVKGFSLVGGLAYNDTVDESTDLRPTTAGSFWNANFNLAYQFVDGKVKGLGFGFGGNYASDNNVTGDFILPKYFVLNANAFYDAKKFRIGVKVDNFTNEHYWTGYSTANPQILANFLGTIAYKF, encoded by the coding sequence ATGAAAAAGCTATTGGTTTGCGCATCGGTTTTAGGTTCTGTGTTATCGTTTGCTCAGGAAAAAGATACTGTTAATTCAAAAAGTATAGAAGAAGTCATCATCAATAAGATGGTGAAAAAACTAGATACCGAATCTTCCAACAAAATGCCCATAAGCTTTATCGAAAACCCACAAGTCTATTCCTCTATCGACAGAGGAATTTTGGAAAATCAGAATATTTTCACTGTGGATGATGCTTATAGAAATGTAACCGGTTTGCAGAAAATGTGGAATCCAACAGGAAGAGCCGGAGACGGTGGTTCATTTTTTGTTTTGAGAGGTTTCCCTTCTCAAGCTTCTACAAGAAATGGTATGGTTGCTCCCGTTACTTCTACAATTGATGCAATAAATGTAGAAACGCTAGAATTTTTGAAAGGTCCTGTAGGAACATTATACGGAAGTACTGTAGCATCTTATGGTGGTCTTATTAATAGAGTGACTAAAAAACCTCAGCAAGATTTCTTTGGTGCAGTCTCAGCTTCTGCTGGAAGTTACAATACTTACAGAGCAACTGCAGATATTAATGCTCCGATTACAAAAGACTTGTTTTTTCGAGTAAATACAGCTTACACAAATGAAGGAAATTTCACTAAATCAAATGCAGGAAATCAATACACAACGTTCGCTCCAAGTTTGACATGGAATGTTTCCAACAAAGTTCAGCTGAATGTTGATTATGAATTATTCCGAAATCGAGTAACGGCAAATCCTTATTTCTTCTATCTTTCGCCAAAAACGCTGAACGGGATTGATAACATGAAAGATTTGGAAAAAGTCGCAGGTTTAGATTATAAAGAATCTTACACCGGAAAAGATTTGTACATGACAGCAAGAAATTCCAATATTTTCGGAAATGCGAAATGGAAAATCACCGATAATATCACCTCAAATACTTATATTAATAATTCCGATTCTTATTCTGACGGCTACAATCCGTATTTTTCTGTTGCTTATGATGTTGCATCTTCTTCTTATAACGTTGCAAGAGCAGACCAATCTACAAACGACAGCAAAAAATCATGGTTCCAAATTCAACAAAACTTCAACTTTAATTATGATTTCTCAAATGGAATGAAAAACAAAACGGTTGCTGGTTTTGATTACATGAGAACTACGGAGAGATTGCGCTACAAGTATTTGAATTCTAATTTTGATACGGTAGCAGCTTCAGGCGCAGATTATTCAGGAATGAATGCTAGTGCTTTGTCTGCACTTTATGCGAATTCAGCAAATTTTTCAACTTGGGATTATTTGAGAGATCTGAATACTTATTCAGGATATATTTCCAACTTATTTAGTCCGATAGCAAACCTGCATATTATGGCAGGACTTCGTTATGAAAATAATGATTATTTAGGCGGAATATCTGGACCAAACACGGAGAAAGCATTCAACCAATCTGCATTTTCGCCAAAAGCCGGAATTGTTTACGAAATCGTGAAAGATAAATTTTCTGTTTTCGGAAATTATCAAAATTCTTTCAAATCCAATGGATATTACACCTCTGATGTAGCCGGAAATACAACTTTATCAGATCCTGAAAGAGGAAATCAGTTTGAAGGTGGTTTCAAAGCGAGTTTATTTAAAAACAGATTCAACGCAACAGTTTCTTACTACAATATCAAAGTAAAAAACCAATTACTGTACACAGGAGAATTTACCCCAAATTTTGCATCGGTACAACAACAAGCTGCTTCTACACTCAGCAAAGGATTTGAGCTGGAAGTTAATGCATATCTTGTAAAAGGTTTCTCATTGGTCGGAGGTTTAGCCTACAACGATACAGTGGATGAATCAACAGATTTAAGACCAACAACAGCGGGTTCTTTCTGGAATGCAAATTTCAATCTGGCTTATCAATTTGTTGATGGAAAAGTAAAAGGTCTTGGATTCGGGTTTGGAGGAAATTATGCCAGTGACAATAATGTGACAGGAGATTTCATTTTACCAAAATACTTCGTTTTGAATGCCAATGCATTTTACGATGCCAAGAAATTCAGAATTGGGGTTAAAGTAGACAACTTTACCAATGAGCACTATTGGACAGGATACTCAACCGCTAACCCGCAAATATTAGCAAACTTCTTAGGAACAATCGCTTACAAGTTCTAA
- the secA gene encoding preprotein translocase subunit SecA, translating into MSFLNKVLKGFLGDKKAQDLKEVKKVVSKIKSVEPSIGELSDDGLREKTAEFKSKIKEATSNITTQIEQIKEQIKNSKNVDEKEALFSKIETLKKESYEIEEKVLLQVLPEAFALIKETSRRWAQNGEIRVTATDWDRELAATKDFVEIQGNEAVWKNSWNAAGTPILWDMVHYDTQFIGGVILHSGKIAEMATGEGKTLVGTLPIYLNALPERGVHVVTVNDYLAKRDSAWMGPLYQFHGMSIDCIDNHQPNSDGRRKAYNSDITYGTNNEFGFDYLRDNMVASPSELVQRELNFAIVDEVDSVLVDDARTPLIISGPVPQGDRQEFDVLKPSIDRIVEVQKKTVSAIFNEAKKLIAAGKNKEGGFKLLQAYRGLPKNRQLIKFLSESGNRALLQKTEAQYMADNNREMPTVDKDLYFVIEEKNNQVDLTDKGVEYMSQGNEDNNFFVLPDIGTEIAEVEAKNLSKEEEFEAKEKLFSEFAEKSERVHTMSQLLKAYTLFEKDDEYVVIDGEVKIVDEQTGRIMEGRRYSDGLHQAIEAKESVKIEAATQTFATVTLQNYFRMYNKLAGMTGTAETEAGELWQIYKLDVVVIPTNRPIQRHDRQDLVFKTNREKYNAVIEEIENLTSAGRPVLVGTTSVEISQLLSKALQLRKIQHQVLNAKLHKKEAEIVAGAGQPGVVTIATNMAGRGTDIKLSKEVKESGGLAIIGTERHDSRRVDRQLRGRAGRQGDPGSSQFYVSLEDNLMRLFGSERIAKMMDRMGHKDGEVIQHSMISKSIERAQKKVEENNFGTRKRLLEYDDVMNKQRDVIYKRRKNALFGDHLKYDITNMIFDVSNSIVAKGKATGNFKDFEFEVIKNFTMESPVSENDFKSKQIPELTDLLFKAAQADYDMKLNLLKDKSFPIIENVYQNQGSMFKMIQVPFTDGVKTLTIVTDLKEAHDTNCDSLINDFEKNITLSIIDENWKLHLREMDDLRKSSQGAVYEQKDPLVIYKQESFHLFSEMVDKMNKEIISFLYRGEIPA; encoded by the coding sequence ATGAGTTTTTTAAATAAAGTTCTTAAAGGGTTTTTGGGAGACAAAAAAGCGCAGGACCTTAAAGAAGTAAAAAAAGTTGTATCAAAAATTAAATCTGTTGAGCCTAGTATCGGAGAATTATCTGATGACGGCCTGAGAGAGAAAACCGCTGAATTTAAATCTAAAATTAAAGAAGCGACAAGTAATATTACAACTCAGATAGAACAAATCAAAGAGCAGATCAAAAACTCAAAAAATGTTGATGAAAAAGAAGCTCTTTTCTCCAAAATAGAAACTTTGAAAAAAGAATCTTACGAGATTGAAGAAAAAGTTCTTTTACAGGTTCTTCCTGAAGCTTTTGCGTTGATTAAAGAAACTTCCAGAAGATGGGCTCAAAACGGAGAAATCCGTGTGACGGCGACAGACTGGGACAGAGAACTTGCTGCAACTAAAGATTTCGTTGAAATCCAAGGTAATGAAGCAGTCTGGAAAAACTCATGGAATGCAGCCGGAACTCCTATTTTGTGGGATATGGTGCATTACGATACGCAGTTTATTGGTGGCGTGATTCTTCACAGCGGTAAAATTGCCGAAATGGCAACTGGTGAAGGTAAAACTTTGGTAGGAACACTTCCAATTTACTTAAATGCACTTCCTGAAAGAGGTGTACACGTTGTAACCGTGAATGATTATTTGGCGAAACGTGACTCAGCTTGGATGGGACCATTGTACCAATTCCACGGAATGTCTATCGACTGTATTGATAATCACCAACCGAACTCAGACGGAAGAAGAAAAGCATACAATTCAGATATCACTTACGGAACCAACAACGAATTTGGCTTCGATTACCTGAGAGATAACATGGTGGCCTCACCTTCAGAATTGGTACAAAGAGAATTAAACTTTGCCATTGTGGATGAGGTTGACTCTGTACTAGTTGATGACGCAAGAACACCTTTGATTATTTCGGGTCCGGTTCCACAGGGAGACAGACAGGAATTTGACGTTCTGAAACCTTCTATTGACAGAATTGTTGAAGTTCAGAAGAAAACTGTTTCTGCCATTTTTAATGAAGCTAAAAAATTAATTGCTGCCGGAAAAAATAAAGAAGGTGGATTTAAATTGCTTCAGGCCTACAGAGGTTTACCAAAAAACAGACAGTTAATCAAGTTTTTATCTGAAAGCGGAAACCGAGCATTGCTTCAAAAAACTGAAGCTCAATACATGGCAGACAACAACCGTGAGATGCCAACAGTGGATAAAGATTTATACTTCGTTATTGAAGAGAAAAACAACCAGGTTGATTTGACGGATAAAGGTGTTGAATATATGTCTCAGGGAAATGAAGACAACAATTTCTTCGTTCTTCCGGACATCGGAACTGAAATCGCTGAAGTGGAAGCTAAAAATTTATCTAAAGAAGAAGAATTTGAAGCTAAAGAAAAACTATTCTCCGAATTTGCTGAAAAATCTGAGCGAGTTCACACCATGAGCCAATTGCTGAAAGCCTATACATTGTTTGAAAAAGATGATGAATATGTTGTAATTGACGGCGAAGTAAAAATCGTTGACGAGCAAACTGGTCGTATCATGGAAGGAAGACGTTATTCAGACGGTCTTCACCAGGCGATTGAAGCGAAAGAAAGTGTAAAAATCGAAGCTGCAACTCAGACTTTTGCAACGGTGACTCTTCAGAATTACTTCCGTATGTACAATAAACTTGCGGGAATGACGGGTACAGCAGAAACTGAAGCGGGAGAACTTTGGCAGATTTACAAATTAGACGTTGTGGTCATTCCTACCAATCGTCCCATTCAAAGACATGACAGACAAGATTTGGTTTTCAAGACCAACAGAGAAAAATATAATGCAGTAATTGAAGAAATTGAAAACTTAACATCAGCCGGAAGACCGGTATTGGTGGGTACAACTTCAGTTGAGATTTCACAATTGCTTTCAAAAGCACTTCAATTAAGAAAAATTCAGCACCAGGTGTTGAATGCTAAGCTTCACAAAAAAGAAGCAGAAATCGTTGCCGGAGCAGGTCAGCCGGGAGTTGTAACCATTGCAACCAACATGGCGGGTCGTGGTACCGATATTAAGCTTTCCAAAGAAGTTAAAGAATCTGGCGGTTTAGCGATCATCGGAACAGAAAGACACGATTCAAGACGTGTTGACAGACAGTTGAGAGGTAGAGCAGGACGTCAGGGAGATCCAGGAAGTTCTCAGTTTTATGTTTCTTTGGAAGACAACTTGATGCGTCTATTCGGTTCTGAAAGAATTGCTAAAATGATGGACAGAATGGGTCATAAAGATGGTGAAGTGATTCAGCATTCTATGATTTCTAAATCTATCGAAAGAGCTCAGAAAAAAGTGGAAGAAAACAACTTCGGAACAAGAAAGAGACTTCTTGAGTACGATGATGTGATGAATAAGCAGCGTGATGTAATCTACAAGAGAAGAAAGAATGCATTGTTCGGAGATCACTTGAAGTATGATATTACCAACATGATTTTTGATGTTTCAAATTCTATCGTAGCAAAAGGTAAAGCAACCGGAAATTTTAAAGATTTTGAATTTGAAGTGATTAAAAATTTCACCATGGAATCTCCGGTTTCTGAAAATGATTTTAAATCTAAACAAATTCCTGAACTGACGGATCTTCTTTTCAAAGCAGCTCAGGCAGATTATGATATGAAGCTGAATCTTCTGAAAGATAAATCATTCCCGATTATTGAGAATGTTTATCAGAATCAAGGTTCAATGTTTAAAATGATCCAAGTTCCTTTCACAGACGGAGTGAAAACTTTAACAATCGTTACAGATTTGAAAGAAGCTCACGATACGAACTGTGATAGTTTAATTAATGATTTTGAAAAGAATATCACTTTATCAATCATCGATGAAAACTGGAAACTCCACCTTCGTGAAATGGATGATTTGAGAAAATCTTCTCAGGGAGCCGTATACGAGCAAAAAGATCCTTTGGTAATTTACAAACAAGAATCTTTCCACTTGTTCAGCGAAATGGTTGACAAAATGAATAAAGAAATCATTTCATTCTTGTACAGAGGAGAAATTCCTGCATAG
- a CDS encoding DUF2795 domain-containing protein, translated as MYWTLELASYLSDAPWPMTKAELIDYAIRTGAPMEVVENLQAIEDEGEVYDAIDEIWADYPTDEDYLWNEDEY; from the coding sequence ATGTACTGGACATTAGAATTAGCTTCATACCTAAGCGACGCGCCTTGGCCGATGACAAAAGCAGAACTTATCGACTACGCAATCAGAACTGGTGCACCAATGGAAGTAGTAGAAAATCTTCAGGCAATCGAAGATGAAGGAGAAGTTTACGACGCTATTGACGAAATCTGGGCAGATTACCCTACGGACGAAGATTATCTTTGGAACGAAGACGAATACTAG
- a CDS encoding GDP-mannose 4,6-dehydratase: protein MIYLVTGGSGFIGSHLVEKLLKHGHSVINIDNFDDFYDYQVKIKNTLDSLEKNIDFEFSDKENDIEKLISISKSERYILYYQDIRDKNGLEKIFENHQIDLIIHLAALAGVRPSIERPLEYEEVNVRGTMNLWELCNQFGIKKFVCASSSSVYGNNEKIPFSETDHVDQPISPYAATKRCGEILGHVYHSLYSIDMIQLRFFTVYGPRQRPDLAIHKFTKLISEDKEIPFYGSGNTARDYTYIEDIIDGVMKAIQYLENNSRVYEIINLGESEVITLTEMLSGIEKNLNKTATKKILPMQQGDVEKTNADITKARNLIGYKPTTNFQNGTKKFMEWFLRK from the coding sequence ATGATCTATCTCGTTACGGGAGGAAGCGGATTTATTGGTTCTCATTTGGTAGAAAAATTACTGAAACACGGACATTCTGTCATAAACATTGACAATTTTGATGATTTTTATGATTATCAAGTAAAAATTAAAAATACTTTAGATTCTCTTGAAAAAAATATTGATTTTGAATTTTCCGACAAAGAAAATGATATTGAAAAATTAATTTCTATCTCCAAATCAGAACGTTATATCTTATACTATCAGGATATTCGTGATAAAAATGGTTTAGAAAAAATATTTGAAAATCATCAGATAGATTTAATTATTCATTTAGCAGCACTTGCCGGAGTAAGACCATCCATTGAAAGACCTCTGGAGTATGAAGAAGTCAATGTACGCGGAACGATGAATCTTTGGGAATTGTGTAATCAATTTGGAATTAAAAAATTTGTCTGCGCCTCGTCGTCAAGCGTTTATGGCAACAATGAAAAAATTCCTTTTTCAGAAACAGATCATGTAGACCAACCTATTTCGCCTTACGCAGCGACAAAAAGATGTGGTGAAATTTTGGGTCATGTCTATCATAGTTTATACAGTATAGACATGATTCAGCTTAGATTTTTTACAGTATACGGACCAAGACAAAGACCTGATCTGGCAATACATAAATTCACAAAACTCATTTCAGAAGATAAAGAAATCCCTTTCTATGGTAGCGGAAACACCGCAAGAGATTATACATACATCGAAGACATTATAGATGGTGTGATGAAAGCTATTCAGTATTTAGAAAACAATTCTAGGGTATACGAAATTATAAATCTGGGTGAAAGCGAAGTAATCACCCTGACAGAAATGTTGTCTGGTATTGAGAAGAATCTTAATAAAACTGCCACAAAAAAAATACTGCCAATGCAACAGGGAGATGTGGAAAAAACCAACGCAGATATTACCAAAGCAAGGAATTTAATAGGTTACAAACCAACTACAAACTTCCAAAATGGCACAAAAAAATTTATGGAATGGTTTTTGAGAAAATGA
- a CDS encoding DUF389 domain-containing protein produces the protein MINFQKLFDLPKEEEEDFTFNEIEEGIYFRGHNLWLLVISMGIACIGLNINSPAAVIGAMLISPLMGPIVGAAFGLSIGNRHLIRLGIINWALMIVVALCSSTMYFFVTPFHSATDQLESFKTATIFDCFLAILGGFAWFLGIVRKEAIKVIAGVAVSTACIPPLCTAGFGIANGNWEYFWGGFYFYLINCFFIGVGTWILSIILGYQKYYIQKNKIKNHKTSLFISLISAVILIPSILLTKKKWDKEKLKERSESYIKTIKENHPELAIINHEVYEKKGEDFLKITLLNDSMTISKERLNDHDSLVKDIHLIWQYSPKQQNSESQEMKNMQAQIIGLKQEIERIKIKR, from the coding sequence ATGATTAATTTTCAGAAACTTTTTGATTTACCTAAAGAAGAAGAGGAAGATTTTACCTTTAATGAGATTGAAGAAGGAATTTATTTTCGCGGTCACAATCTTTGGCTTTTGGTAATCTCTATGGGGATTGCGTGTATCGGTCTCAATATCAATAGTCCTGCAGCAGTAATTGGAGCCATGCTTATTTCTCCTTTGATGGGTCCTATTGTGGGTGCAGCATTCGGGCTATCAATTGGAAACAGACACCTTATTCGTTTAGGAATTATCAATTGGGCATTAATGATTGTAGTCGCACTCTGTTCTTCAACAATGTATTTTTTTGTTACACCTTTTCATTCTGCAACTGATCAGCTAGAAAGTTTTAAGACAGCGACTATTTTTGACTGCTTTTTAGCAATATTGGGAGGTTTTGCCTGGTTTTTAGGGATTGTAAGAAAAGAGGCTATAAAAGTTATTGCAGGTGTTGCGGTTTCTACTGCCTGTATTCCGCCTCTTTGTACTGCGGGTTTCGGAATTGCAAATGGCAATTGGGAATATTTTTGGGGCGGATTTTATTTTTACCTTATCAATTGTTTTTTTATCGGAGTTGGAACTTGGATACTCAGCATTATTCTGGGATACCAAAAATATTATATTCAGAAAAACAAAATCAAAAACCATAAAACATCACTGTTTATCAGCTTAATCTCTGCGGTGATTCTTATTCCGAGTATTTTGCTCACCAAAAAGAAGTGGGATAAAGAGAAGCTTAAAGAAAGATCTGAAAGTTATATCAAAACAATAAAAGAAAATCACCCGGAGTTAGCGATTATCAATCATGAAGTTTATGAGAAAAAAGGCGAAGATTTTCTAAAGATCACGTTGTTGAATGATAGCATGACCATCAGTAAAGAGAGATTAAATGATCATGACAGTCTTGTAAAAGATATTCATCTGATCTGGCAATATTCGCCGAAACAACAAAATTCTGAATCACAAGAAATGAAAAATATGCAGGCTCAGATTATTGGATTAAAACAAGAAATAGAGCGAATAAAAATTAAAAGATAA
- a CDS encoding DUF2797 domain-containing protein — MQFQGQILKMTSYNDQPIQYYLNLSGDLIHMNELLGREISIKHTGYQCVNCALDKTIYRMGFCKSCFFESPYASDTIIRPELSTAHLGIGERDLDVEKQIQLQPHTVYLAYTGDVKVGVTRNSQIPTRWIDQGATFALPIARTENRYEAGMIEVALKEHLADKTNWRKMLQDDFEDEVDLADFQKKIKEYFPEDFQKFYSEGENMWKFDYPFSKPEKVTSFTLDKNPEFTGKLVGIKGQYLAFDGGNFMNVRGHEGYVIEMKILN; from the coding sequence ATGCAATTTCAAGGGCAAATTTTAAAAATGACGAGTTACAATGATCAACCCATTCAGTATTATCTGAACCTTTCGGGTGATCTCATCCACATGAATGAATTGCTGGGAAGAGAAATCAGCATAAAACATACTGGTTATCAATGTGTAAACTGCGCACTCGACAAAACCATCTACAGAATGGGTTTCTGCAAAAGCTGCTTTTTTGAAAGTCCGTATGCAAGTGACACCATCATTCGTCCGGAGCTTTCTACAGCACATTTAGGAATTGGTGAAAGAGATCTTGATGTAGAAAAGCAAATCCAATTGCAGCCACATACCGTATATCTTGCATATACAGGTGATGTAAAAGTAGGTGTAACGAGAAATTCACAGATTCCTACAAGATGGATCGATCAGGGTGCGACTTTTGCTCTACCGATTGCCAGAACCGAAAACCGCTATGAAGCGGGAATGATAGAAGTTGCTCTGAAAGAACATCTTGCCGACAAAACCAACTGGAGAAAAATGCTTCAGGATGACTTTGAAGATGAGGTAGATTTGGCGGATTTTCAGAAAAAAATAAAAGAATATTTCCCTGAAGATTTTCAAAAATTTTATTCTGAAGGAGAAAATATGTGGAAGTTTGATTATCCTTTCTCAAAACCTGAAAAAGTAACTTCATTTACGCTTGATAAAAATCCTGAATTTACAGGAAAACTTGTAGGAATTAAAGGTCAGTATTTAGCTTTTGATGGAGGAAATTTTATGAATGTGAGAGGGCATGAAGGATATGTGATTGAGATGAAAATATTGAATTAA